The Carassius auratus strain Wakin chromosome 19, ASM336829v1, whole genome shotgun sequence genomic sequence TGGCCATCATCACAAAGATGACCCTTACACAGGTGTCCACCTGGTTCGCCAACGCGCGCCGGAGACTCAAGAAGGAAAACAAGATGACATGGTCACCACGCAACAAGGCCTCAGATGAGAAAGAGTGTGATGACGAACAAGAAGATATGGACGAATCGCAGGGGCAACCAATAAAAACCCAACAAGAATTCAATGGTTTGTTGAAAGCTTATTGATACTACTCTTGGTTTGAAATGAAGATATTGTTCATATAGTGCTACACAGAACTTAGGCAAACTGTTGTTGATTCCACAAATGCCAAATGCCACTTCTGTATGCGCTGCAGTTACAGTTTAACATTTCAGGCCTTTTCACTCCAAGTACGATAACTTTTTTAATTCTCTATTATCAACAAATAGCATGTAAAAGGACATAGGCCTAACACAAGACATTTCACATGCAAATCAACAGAATGGCAACAGTAATGAACAGAAGAagacacagaagaagaaagaatgataactataaagataacaataactTTATTAGCATTCTCATGATCGCACATTAACGTTCtatttattataaacacactgtctgctgctttaaatgctccAACTCTTCAAAATAGaataaattctgattggctgtcatgTTTAATCATTCATCGGCTGAAAAATAAAGTTCTGAATGTGATTCCTCATCGTGTTGTAAATCGTGAACTTCCCTATTCTTACAGAATATTATCATAGAGTGCacgattattaaaactttataattatgatatcatagtaaaacatcatttgaattaacttttaacgttatattgttttatattatgtatacaaatatttgttttaaaagctCCAGACAGCCATGGAAAGGATGATGCGGATCAACTTCACAGCGATCTGGAAGACTTCGATCTAGTGGGATCAGATGGCTCAGAGTGTGAATCGAAACCATCCGTTGTCATGCGCGTTTGTTCAGAGACCAGCGAATGTCCAGACAACCGTTTTAAAGAGGACTTTCACGAATCCGTTTCCAAGCTCCTGACAGATGTCCATGAATTTAATGAAGACCAATTAATACTTACCTCCGAAGACAACCAGACAGCGAAGTTCTACCTTCAACAAGGCCAAAAGACCACTGAGCCCAAGCCAAAAATCTGGTCGCTTGCACAGACTGCTACGTCCTTAAACCAAGCCGATTACTCATCATGCATGCTTAAAGGAACTTCGTGCTCTTCTTCAAATTGTGACTCAGACTCAGACATAACAAAGAGGAAACAAGTGTCTCCAGTGGCCACGCTTACAAACTGGGTTGACGGTGTGTTTCACGATCCTTTATTCATGCACACCAACTTAAACCAAATTTTCAACAACTCCACAGAGTTATGGACTGAAGGAATTTCCTCACAAAATAAGTACCATGAAGACTCAAGACCTATTACTAATTCTCAACATACGTCATAACTGTGACAGTGtttgtttttgaatatactttcaGGTTGCACCAAACTGAATAGTTAAGCCATCAAAAAAGCCACACTCTAAGTTTGGAATTAAATTGTTCTTATGTCTTAATTATTAGTTTCATTTTGTAAGCTCATGTCATATAAGACCTCCTGAAAGTCTGATGAACTTTATATTTAGAGCTTAACAACACAACAATATAGATTTAGAAAGATTGGCACTGTTtcacttaagaaaaaaataaattaatctggTTCTGTCTGTGTTAAAGAAAGTAATCACTACTGTATAATAGCACGGTACACAGATTTCCCACAGTCTGAAGTCTCAGCTGCTGATCTCTATAGATTTATTTCTCACGTCCatagaaataaagtcattttgtgggaaaaaaaaaaccatgctcgctgtccgtggtgctgaaattCTCCCATAAGCATGTTGGCTATACTAGGGTTGTTTTATTGGttgcatttattgtttaaattatgtttttccaAGTGTTATCACACAACATGATTTTACATACATCAGTTACTTGAACCCAATGTCTTTTAGCCCTGTAGGCTAGTTATAATCACTCAGTCGTGACAAATATAAATACTCAAGGGGTCTTTCTGCTAAAGTGTTAACTCAGTGGTACTCCTAAAAGTCATAGTCAGTGATGCATTGCTTTCATTAAGTGACTGATATGGCAAGCTTGTTTGACCTTTATCCTTTAAAACTAACTAGCGTCTTAATATAAGTAGTATTTTTTACTAGAGTTTTTATTAATAGGCTATtagttttattagcatttttcattACCAGTAAGTAATCCAGTAGTGacaagtttctttttttatgtcacaAATAGGTACTTATTAGATCCTTAcctattaatgaaatataaatcctAATTATtacaagcaacatttctcatcacactatttacatttaatggcaaattCATAGTTATTGTAAAAATCTTGTCAGTAAGATTTAAATGTTCCTTCAAAAAATCAGTACACATCTAATAATTACGCAATAATGAAGATTCAAtgagtactaaaataaaaatgcaatagacTATCtatttgcataaagaaaaaatatagtaaaactggGATAGGTACCAGAAACAGCTGAAATACATTAGTGGGAAGTGAAGTTGAAATATGATCCACAGACCCACAATTCAAATTGGaataaatattactgtttaaggATTAGTTAGTGCAATGTGAGATAGCcattatattatttgttagtAATTAAAAACTACTAGCATTAGAAAAAGCATTTAGTagttaaaatggcttgccataaTATTAAACAAGGAATCTTTGACATTAAGGGTCACCAGAAACATGAGCAAACTCAGcctgtgctcttttttttttctaactcttTTTAAAACCAACTAGGAATAAAGACAAATTGCGTTTGACAGTCTTATCCTAACACCTAGAGAGAGAAGTGAAATAACTTATGATTTAACAAATCCTGAATGAAGTAGACAGATTGGCCCCTCACTCTTTTATCTTTGATCATTTGAAATCCCCATGGTCCAGATAAGTGGCAGACATTGATGTCACTCCATCATTAACTGTATCCGGCAGAATATTTTCTGGGGGGGAATTGTCTCGAGTCGATTTATCAAGATAGAATATAGGCATACAATATGTACAGAAATTCATTTGTTTGCATTAATGGCTTATTTGGCATTTTTAAGGAGTGAGGTTATAATAAACCATCTGCCTATATTCCGCATAACTCTAAAATTGCGTTAAAGTTTCATCGATTGGCTGTTGTGTGTTAACTGCGCGTTTGAAGATTGCCtcgatatatttattttttgttcattcttTCCAGTTTGAAGCTCGGGATGATGTTGATAAAGTATTCATTAGAACAGAGGAGAAACCTGCCATAACCGTGTATGGGATTAACGATTTTAAGATGAATAATTCAGGATGAATTCATCAGTGAATTCCTTTCTTTTTCGGCTTTATAAATAACTTACATTCAAGGTAATAAATAATGACACCCAGGCGTTCAGTAAAGAAACTTCCCACACACCACAGAAATGGGAAATCCCATTTCGTATTTACAGCTAAAAGAGAATTCAATTAGCCTGTTGGAGATATTTTGGAgagttgattattattattattttttaaattccagCTCAGTAGGAATCACAACCAATTGCATTGTGCATAATTTAATTACGTCCCGTTAGTTATTCACAATTTTACAAGTTTGGGATGTATTGAGATTTTGGGTTAAACACAGGAGGTCAAGTAAAACACAAACACTGCATGCTGTAAACTTCATGGTGTCAAGCAGATCAGTAGCACAGCTTTGTTAGCGATTTGTGTCATTCAGAGCCATTATTTTACAActgaataaaataacacaaacgTGATGAAAAGTTTTctaaaagttaacaaaacaacAGCTTTTCTCATATGGTGGATCTCAGTCCTAAATCTTAAGGGacgcacacacaaactctctctcggCAATAGTTGGAAGAGTCTGTACTAGCTTTGAGAAACATGACACAGTCTCCTGAGTAAAGGTCACGACTCTAGTAC encodes the following:
- the LOC113120272 gene encoding iroquois-class homeodomain protein irx-4-B-like, coding for MSFTQFGYSYPATPQLLMSSNALSTCYESSGSLLDSGVAASPQNPLYCPVYESRLVASSRHDLIPTAAPYGNSCSKTLGYDTCSTYGPDSASYYPLGKLSEKDGVSAGHSRISQSSAYYPYDYPIGQYQYDRYGYGSGDVGTRRKNATRETTSTLKAWLQEHKKNPYPTKGEKIMLAIITKMTLTQVSTWFANARRRLKKENKMTWSPRNKASDEKECDDEQEDMDESQGQPIKTQQEFNAPDSHGKDDADQLHSDLEDFDLVGSDGSECESKPSVVMRVCSETSECPDNRFKEDFHESVSKLLTDVHEFNEDQLILTSEDNQTAKFYLQQGQKTTEPKPKIWSLAQTATSLNQADYSSCMLKGTSCSSSNCDSDSDITKRKQVSPVATLTNWVDGVFHDPLFMHTNLNQIFNNSTELWTEGISSQNKYHEDSRPITNSQHTS